Part of the Fundulus heteroclitus isolate FHET01 chromosome 20, MU-UCD_Fhet_4.1, whole genome shotgun sequence genome, ccagtactgaaactgtaaacatttctctgccttttatattaaatatagtaaaatatagttacgttttgtgtttttattaccacagaagtctacaatagaaacaccacattattcagatAAAAGAACCTGGGGAGACCATGAACAGGTCTATTATTTAACACTTGCTATTAAAATCTTCAGGCGTTTGTTTGGAGCTTATTGTAACAACATTCAATGAATAGGTAATTGTCTATATTTCATCATTGTGATTCATGTGTTTGTCTacatgtttctgctgttttatttcaggGCTGCGTTGTAGTCGGGGGTCTTTCCATGAAGAGTTTCTGGTTGCTTTGTTGTATGAAAAATTTAGCATAAAGTTTGATTTGACTTGAAATCAAAGAGAATATTTCTGCCCAGAGAACGGAGGTCAGCCATACTGTAAAAACCAGCTAGAGATTCAGGCTCTGGCTGCTGCTGTAAAATTCTTCTCAGAGAAGGAAGTGGAAACACAAAAGGAGCTTTTATGACACAGTGGTTGTAAAAAAACACGTTCAGAGGTCAGGAAGTCATGAACGACGGCTCCACCTCCTCCCtgacaagaaagacaaacaggAAGCAGCTTTTCCTTTTGTTCATCTGACAGGAGACTCCAAACGAGCACCTAGAAGATTCTCCTTAACAACAGAAACTGCAGACGGTAACGCTGGGATCACTGAAATACTAGATCTGTCACCTCAACCTGCCACAGACCTCCAGCTACAACCTGGGAGAGCTTGGCTCAAAAGCGAAAGCAACCGTCTCACTACCGCGTGGACCGGCTGACTTCTCCGGGGGATTGCTGCGTCTTCAGCCTCATTCAGAAGCAGAATGTCATCCAGCCCAGAGGAGGATCTGTCCTGTCCCGTCTGCCAGGACATCTTCAAAGACCCTGTCGTCCTGTCCTGCAGCCACAGCTTCTGCAGAACCTGCCTGCAGAAATGGTGGCAAGGGAGGAAATCGCCCGACTGTCCCGTCTGCAAGAGGAAATCATCAAGAGGCGAGCCGCCTCGCAACCTGGCCTTAAGGAACCTGTGCGAGGCCTTTGAGCGGGAGAGGCAGCGCAAAGCTTCGGCCGGCTCGGATCATTCCTGCAGTTTGCACTTTGAAAAGCTCAAGCTCTTCTGCCTGGACCACCAGGAGCCGGTGTGCGTCGTCTGTCGGGATTCGCAGACCCACAGCAGCCACCGGTTCAGGCCCGTCGGCGAGGCGGCGCTGGAGAACCGCGCAGAGCTGCAGGGGAACCTGCGGCCTCTCCGGGAGAAGCTGGCGCTCCTGGAGGAAGCCAGAGGAAACTGCGATCAAACCGTGAAGTTCATCAAGCTGCAGACCCAGCAGACCAAGAACCATATCAAGGAGCAGTTCCAGAAGCTGCACCAGttcctgcagcaggaggagaggGCGAAAGTCGCCGCTctgatggaggaagaggagaggaagagccAGGCCAtgaagaagaagatggaggCTCTGGGCACAGAGATCAAGGCGCTTTCACAAGCGATCGCAGCGgcagaggaggagctgagagcCGCAGACATCTTGTTCCTGAAGAACTACAAGACCACGGCCACGAGAGTgcagcagcgccccctgctggacgaCCCGCAGCCGGTTCCTGGAGCGCTGATAGACGTGGTCAAACACCTGGGCAACCTGAGCTTCAGCGTGTGGAGCAGCATGCAGAGCGTCGTGTCCTACAGCCCCGTGGTTCTGGACCCGAACACCGCCGACCCAGAACTGGTCCTGTCCTACGACCTGAGCGCCGTCCGGTCCGGGGACAAGAAGCAGATCCCGAGGAACCCGGAGAGAACCAGGTTCTCCTGCTCCGTGCTGGGCTCGGAGGGCTTCGGCTCGGGGAGTCGGCGCTGGAGCGTGGACGTCGGGGACAATGAGGACTGGGAGCTGGGCGTGCTGGGAGAAACGGGCCGGCGCCCCAAGGCTCAGCTGTGGAGGGTCTCCTTCGCCAACGGGAGGCTGACGGCGTTCTCCTCGTCAGAACCGGAGATGGATCTGCTGGTGAAGCAGCGGGTGAGGAGGATAGAAGTCCATCTGGACTTCGACGGGGGGAAGTTGTCTTTCTCCGACCTGGACACCAACAGAACCTTCCACACCTTCACCCATCGCTTCACCGACACCCTGTTCCCCTACATCTACACGGAGAACCGCGTCCCGGTGAGGATTATCCCGGCCAGCGTCTCTGTCAGCGTccacaaacacacctgagaCGCCCAGAATCAAGTCACCAGAATTACCTGGATTAAGATGCTAAACCTAAATTACTAGATTTTCTAAGAGGATTCGGGCCATTTTGATCTTTACGTATGAATATTTACCTttaattttgaaaaagaaacagaaaataagattATACGCTGGTAGTGAAACCCAGTGAGGTTTCTCAGACACTGCAAACTTGACGCTGggatagaaaaaggaaaatgttcttCTAAAAGCTCGACGTGGCGACGGAGCCTAAAGCTGACCTTCaggaaaacattgaaatgtttCTATAATCGTTTCTAATATCGACCATGATCTGAGTCAACTGACATTTCTCTATATTGGTTTAATGTACGATGACTTTGTGACACTTTCAATATTTTCTAAGTTAACTCAGGAAAAATGTTTCCAGACAGGaaccaagaaaaaaactgaaatcaatCACATTATTTTAGTACTTGATGTATTTTGTGgctttagctgttttttatGTCAAATAATCAGATAAGGAATAAGAAAATCTGATATTGAAAGGGTTAAAAAACGGTTTGGTTTAAAACTAGGGGgcatttgatttattaaaaatgtctggACTTGTTGTGTCGCTCTTTGGAGTTTGATTCTGGCTCCTGATGCTGAACTAGTCTTAGAGCACgcatcagagaaataaaatccatttaaaCTTCAAAGTTAACGTTTAAAAGGAGACGAGAAGAAGCACTGAATGAACTTAATCTAATTttcaattagaaaaatatttagaaacagCTGAAAGAAGGAACAAAATGCAGAagtcttctttcagccagctggctAGCAGTGTGCAGAAGAGGTGGGGaatccaggttcagaaagtaaaaagccaGAGATTAGTTCCAGCTATTTGCATTTCTAGCTCCACAGCAGAGTCAGGGACTAAATAACTGGGTTAAAGGACCAGGATGAATGAAAACCCTGAAGCCAGATTTATCCACCTCtggtgtgcagcaacaggttggGGAGGGGCAGGGCTGTATTAGTGCATGCTCCAATCAGCCAGAGGACCGCTTCACCTGATTTCCATGTTTAAAAAGCGTCTGGGACCTAAAGGACTGTAATTGTGAGTCAGTTTGTGTTAAATCACTGATTAAAGGAAGAGTCGGATGAAAGTCATCAGAaaacctgcagctgctgctcagcAAATCAATAAACGTTGATTTTACGTTTATTAGTTAAATCACGGGGAGAAATTAAATGTAGAGATCAATACCTCTGAACACCTGGTCCATGTTTATCCTAGTGGAAAATTATCTGCTGGGTTTTAATGAGCTTTtatagcttttattttatttttttattaaattcaatGTGAAATTAGGTCATCGAGGATTTTATAGAAATCTTCTGCTTGTTTGACGTGGGAAAACTAATTTTGTACCAATTTTTTGCATCTAAGCAAGATAAATCCTCTCTAACGATGACATCAGCCTGGAAGGGAAAATTAAGGAAAAGctttgtgtggaaacaatgaaatcattaatatttacaCCAGACATGACGAGGGAAGGGTTTCTGGGCTGTTTGACAGTTTTAGGCAACATGGATTTGTTGCTGagttttaaatttacatttttatttcattttattgattatttctAATGTTGGGatgaataaatattaaatgaaaaCCACTTTAAACcgactttgtgttttttcaaatcatacagacagattggtcagaaagtttcctgtCCTCAGTGTTATGGTGATTTGTATTTTACATTCCCTCTAAATTTGTGaatatttatattgtattttaaaaaattccAGTTTTTATGCTgtcataacattttattttgttctatttatttGCTACACCTTAAAGGTTGGTGAAAATATTCGCTGACATTAAACCGCTCTaacgtgtatttttttttatttcttcacgCTTCAAATTAACCCAGACTAAAACGCTAAATATCCCAGCGGGAGCCTTCTGGGTGATTAAATGTTTGCTGTAGTTAACAGACCAATCAGCATCCGGTTCCTGCAGGAACAGGATGAATTACCTGATTCACTTTGACTCTCATCTTTTCTCCGCCGTAGAGGTTAAAGTCTCGTCCCTCCAGATCTTTGTAGAGGTGCTGACCCAGGATCAGGTGGTTTTTGCACACCGCCTCCTCATCGACCCCCTGCAGACAGCAGCACATTTCAGCCGGAGCCTCGAACGCCGCACAGTTTTTCACTTTGAGACTAAACAATCGTCTGTGGCCGTATGATTTAAATACGGAGATGTTTTTAATCGGATTTAAACTGTTTAGCTCAGAGGCCTGAAATTAGGCTCCCTGTGGTTCTGATTATTAGAGAATCAACTAAAGTATGAATCTTCCTCTATTATTCTGGGTTTTACCCTTGAAACCTAACTTATAAATGAAACTAGATCACCTACAGAAGTAAAAACAGGAGCAAACTAACGGGTTTCTGTAACAAAGATCCAGTACCAGTTCTACAAACTGTCTTGACGGCCTCGACCCGACCACGACTAGAACGAGATTTATTCA contains:
- the LOC105919497 gene encoding nuclear factor 7, ovary, giving the protein MSSSPEEDLSCPVCQDIFKDPVVLSCSHSFCRTCLQKWWQGRKSPDCPVCKRKSSRGEPPRNLALRNLCEAFERERQRKASAGSDHSCSLHFEKLKLFCLDHQEPVCVVCRDSQTHSSHRFRPVGEAALENRAELQGNLRPLREKLALLEEARGNCDQTVKFIKLQTQQTKNHIKEQFQKLHQFLQQEERAKVAALMEEEERKSQAMKKKMEALGTEIKALSQAIAAAEEELRAADILFLKNYKTTATRVQQRPLLDDPQPVPGALIDVVKHLGNLSFSVWSSMQSVVSYSPVVLDPNTADPELVLSYDLSAVRSGDKKQIPRNPERTRFSCSVLGSEGFGSGSRRWSVDVGDNEDWELGVLGETGRRPKAQLWRVSFANGRLTAFSSSEPEMDLLVKQRVRRIEVHLDFDGGKLSFSDLDTNRTFHTFTHRFTDTLFPYIYTENRVPVRIIPASVSVSVHKHT